One window of the Archangium primigenium genome contains the following:
- a CDS encoding enoyl-CoA hydratase/isomerase family protein, with protein MSKQGIVHVDRPNPRTATVTFADPPTNVIVPETVARLHDVVVELSTDERVQVVVFASGTEGFFFNHFDLRQAARFPSTVGPDGSEVPTWVDLVLRLSKAPFVSIAKIRGRTRGGGNEFALACDLRYASREQALFGQPEVGTGILPGGGGSERLPRLIGRDRGLEAILTSQDYDAGLAERYGWITRSLPDDELDAFVDGISTRIASFDKTVVAAAKAQINRASLPPDADLSAAYAEYTRSLSAPAFQAGLARLGQHFARRGLEVELRLGEYLGTVDAPPPLTTR; from the coding sequence ATGAGCAAGCAGGGTATCGTCCACGTGGACAGGCCGAATCCGAGGACAGCCACCGTCACCTTCGCCGATCCGCCGACGAACGTGATTGTTCCGGAGACGGTGGCACGCCTTCACGACGTCGTCGTCGAACTGTCGACCGACGAGCGTGTCCAGGTCGTCGTCTTCGCGAGTGGCACCGAAGGCTTCTTTTTCAATCATTTCGATCTCCGGCAGGCCGCCCGGTTTCCGTCCACCGTGGGGCCGGATGGGTCCGAGGTCCCGACGTGGGTCGACCTGGTGCTCCGCCTCTCGAAGGCGCCGTTCGTGAGCATCGCGAAGATCCGCGGGCGAACGCGTGGAGGGGGCAACGAGTTCGCGCTGGCGTGCGACCTGCGTTACGCGAGCCGAGAGCAGGCCCTGTTCGGGCAGCCGGAAGTCGGCACCGGCATCCTGCCAGGAGGGGGCGGGAGCGAGCGTCTGCCTCGCCTCATCGGCCGGGATCGCGGCCTCGAGGCGATCCTCACGAGCCAGGACTACGACGCCGGACTCGCGGAGCGCTACGGCTGGATCACGCGAAGCCTGCCGGACGACGAACTCGACGCGTTCGTGGACGGGATTTCCACCCGGATCGCCTCGTTCGACAAGACCGTCGTCGCCGCCGCGAAAGCGCAAATCAACCGCGCGTCGCTTCCCCCGGACGCGGACCTCTCGGCGGCCTACGCCGAGTATACGCGTTCGCTCTCCGCACCCGCTTTCCAGGCCGGTCTCGCCCGCCTCGGCCAGCACTTCGCTCGCAGGGGACTCGAGGTGGAGCTTCGGCTCGGCGAGTACCTCGGCACCGTTGACGCGCCTCCTCCACTCACAACACGTTGA
- a CDS encoding nuclear transport factor 2 family protein: MNNKDLVTAAMTGLFIDRDLTVLDKYWDPGYIQHNPRMPNGTDFFRKLIPSLKADFRYEPGLVLENGEFVMIHGRYVGWGDKTMIGVDIFKVVNGRFVEHWDVIQEEVPADKTATGNSMFPIR; the protein is encoded by the coding sequence ATGAACAACAAAGATCTCGTGACCGCGGCAATGACCGGGCTGTTCATCGACCGGGACCTGACGGTCCTCGATAAGTATTGGGACCCTGGCTACATCCAGCACAACCCGCGCATGCCGAACGGGACGGACTTCTTCCGCAAGCTGATCCCGAGCCTCAAGGCCGACTTCCGCTACGAGCCCGGTCTCGTCCTCGAGAACGGCGAGTTCGTGATGATCCACGGCCGCTACGTCGGTTGGGGGGACAAGACCATGATCGGGGTCGACATCTTCAAGGTCGTGAACGGGCGCTTCGTGGAGCACTGGGACGTGATCCAGGAGGAAGTCCCCGCCGACAAGACGGCCACCGGGAATTCCATGTTCCCCATCAGGTAG
- a CDS encoding ATP-binding protein → MGVRIAVVIALSTLFSFLHMRHTLRAEALAQLSQYVDQRGTQEESIFLLAEDTQSLLARDLAARVRAAPAPDEDARFHRLFTRLPDGTVRTRPTGSENTAGVGAFIPPGVALDGGLRHRILVAYDVLAQYGPAFRVRFVDTFITLPEGPMLTYWPERPDISLEIESSFDPLSLEYFQTSLPANNPTRRPVWTRVTKEEASAKWMVTVTTPLDVDGRYVAAISHDVMLEELIRRTLNDHLPQSYNVLFRDDGELIAHPRMKASDGQLLREQDQALLHELVERVRSRPGEPVVELPSQGVWLAVARLHGTDWNFVTVLPEHVVSRPALQGARIVLLLGVLSLLLELGIMSWVLRTQISRPLLDFTQATARISSGDFQVNLATAREDELGQLAKAFEAMANRLRHREADLRTANEGLEQRVEDRTRELKSVHQQLVQTARRTGMAEIATNVLHNVGNVLTSVYTSSQVAKERVLGMRLDHVSRVAQLLQSRQADLAVFLTEDERGKLLTPFLDKLGQNLLDERQEVISLLEDVSRYTEHIGEIVKVQQDYARTPRLYEPVVLSELVEDALRINAAGLTRHHVTVERRLEPVPPIFTDKHKMLMILVNLVSNAKYALDPVPEDSRRLVVLLRRSAEGSIHIALRDNGMGIAPELLTRIFQYGFTTRQEGHGFGLHSSALAAQELGGVLKAESEGPGQGATFTLVIPSPPAQAET, encoded by the coding sequence ATGGGGGTGCGCATCGCGGTCGTCATCGCGCTCTCGACGCTCTTCAGCTTCCTGCACATGCGGCACACGCTGCGGGCCGAGGCCCTGGCCCAGCTGTCCCAGTACGTGGATCAGCGCGGCACCCAGGAGGAGTCCATCTTCCTGCTGGCCGAGGACACCCAGTCGTTGCTCGCTCGAGACCTGGCGGCCCGGGTGCGCGCCGCCCCGGCTCCCGACGAGGACGCGCGCTTCCACCGCCTGTTCACGCGGCTGCCCGACGGCACCGTGCGCACCCGGCCCACCGGCTCCGAGAATACGGCGGGGGTGGGCGCCTTCATCCCCCCGGGCGTCGCGCTGGATGGCGGGCTGCGCCACCGGATCCTGGTCGCGTATGACGTGCTCGCCCAGTACGGCCCGGCCTTCCGCGTCCGCTTCGTCGACACCTTCATCACCCTGCCCGAGGGGCCGATGCTCACCTACTGGCCCGAGCGCCCCGACATCAGCCTGGAGATCGAGTCCTCCTTCGATCCGCTCTCCCTGGAGTACTTCCAGACGAGCCTGCCCGCGAACAACCCCACGCGGCGGCCGGTCTGGACCCGGGTCACCAAGGAGGAGGCCTCCGCGAAGTGGATGGTCACGGTCACCACGCCCCTGGACGTGGACGGCCGTTACGTGGCGGCCATCAGCCATGACGTCATGCTCGAGGAGCTGATCCGCCGCACCCTCAATGACCACCTGCCCCAGTCGTACAACGTCCTCTTCCGCGACGACGGCGAGCTCATCGCCCATCCGCGGATGAAGGCGTCCGACGGGCAGCTCCTGCGCGAGCAGGATCAGGCGCTCCTGCACGAGCTCGTGGAGCGCGTGAGAAGCCGCCCGGGCGAGCCCGTGGTGGAGCTGCCCTCTCAAGGGGTGTGGCTCGCCGTGGCGCGACTGCACGGCACGGACTGGAACTTCGTCACCGTGCTGCCCGAGCACGTGGTGTCCCGGCCCGCCCTCCAGGGGGCGCGCATCGTGCTGCTGCTCGGCGTGCTGTCGCTGCTCCTGGAGCTGGGCATCATGTCCTGGGTGCTGCGCACGCAGATCAGCCGGCCCCTGCTGGACTTCACCCAAGCCACCGCGCGCATCTCCTCGGGCGACTTCCAGGTGAACCTGGCCACCGCGCGCGAGGACGAGTTGGGCCAGCTGGCCAAGGCCTTCGAGGCCATGGCCAACCGGCTGCGCCACCGGGAAGCGGACCTGCGCACGGCCAACGAGGGGCTCGAGCAGCGCGTGGAGGACCGCACACGCGAGCTCAAGTCGGTCCACCAGCAGCTGGTGCAGACGGCGCGGCGCACGGGCATGGCGGAGATCGCCACCAACGTGCTGCACAACGTGGGCAATGTGCTGACGAGCGTCTACACGTCCTCCCAGGTCGCCAAGGAGCGCGTGCTGGGCATGCGCCTGGACCATGTGAGCCGGGTGGCCCAGCTGCTCCAATCGCGGCAGGCGGATCTCGCCGTCTTCCTCACCGAGGACGAGCGGGGCAAGCTGCTCACGCCCTTTCTCGACAAGCTCGGACAAAACCTGCTCGACGAGCGCCAGGAGGTCATCTCCCTGCTGGAGGACGTCAGCCGCTACACCGAGCACATCGGGGAGATTGTCAAAGTGCAGCAGGATTACGCCCGCACGCCGCGTCTGTACGAGCCGGTGGTGCTCTCGGAGTTGGTGGAGGACGCGCTGCGCATCAACGCCGCGGGCCTCACGCGCCACCACGTGACGGTGGAGCGGCGCCTGGAGCCCGTGCCGCCCATCTTCACGGACAAGCACAAGATGTTGATGATCCTCGTCAACCTGGTGAGCAACGCCAAGTACGCCCTGGATCCCGTGCCCGAGGACTCGCGGCGCCTCGTCGTGCTGCTGCGGCGCTCCGCCGAGGGCTCCATCCACATCGCCCTGCGCGACAACGGCATGGGCATCGCGCCCGAGCTGCTCACGCGCATCTTCCAGTATGGTTTCACCACGCGTCAGGAGGGGCATGGCTTTGGCCTGCACTCGAGCGCCCTGGCGGCCCAGGAACTGGGCGGCGTCCTCAAGGCGGAGAGTGAGGGCCCCGGTCAGGGCGCGACCTTCACGCTGGTGATTCCCTCACCCCCTGCCCAGGCGGAGACATGA
- a CDS encoding response regulator — MSTHPSPRRLLVIDDSEAIHTDFRRILTDEPLKSRGELDLMADALFGPEAADSHVGKTVVEVESAYQGEEGVARVREALAEGRPHALVFLDYRMPPGWNGAETLRHLRRVAPTLPVVLCSAYSDYSWTELQAEFGASRLLRQLRKPFNRQQVLALALGD; from the coding sequence ATGAGCACCCACCCGAGCCCCAGGCGTCTCCTCGTCATCGACGACTCGGAGGCCATCCACACCGACTTCCGCCGCATCCTCACCGACGAGCCGCTCAAGAGCCGGGGCGAGCTGGACCTGATGGCCGACGCGCTCTTCGGTCCCGAGGCCGCGGACTCCCACGTGGGCAAGACGGTGGTGGAGGTGGAGTCCGCCTACCAGGGCGAGGAGGGCGTGGCCCGGGTGCGCGAGGCGCTGGCCGAGGGCCGGCCCCATGCCCTGGTCTTCCTCGACTACCGGATGCCCCCGGGCTGGAACGGCGCCGAGACGCTGCGGCACCTGCGACGGGTGGCGCCCACCTTGCCGGTGGTGCTCTGCTCGGCCTACTCGGACTACTCCTGGACGGAGCTGCAGGCGGAGTTCGGCGCGTCCCGGCTCCTGCGCCAACTGCGCAAGCCCTTCAACCGGCAGCAGGTGCTCGCGCTGGCCCTGGGTGACTAG
- a CDS encoding class I adenylate-forming enzyme family protein: MIDHLPAGARVVVRLPNGPGLAQALLDCFDRELVAVPMHPRSTDAAVRGIVDRVAACAVLDEHGLHDTGHPAAHPEAEGLAFLMFTSGSTGPQKGVMLSRMAVLGNAAKTAALHGLTPDRPHGTCLPLYHCNALVMSLLGTHLTGTPLVLHNGTDPAGYFAALRAAGARTASIVPALLADLLDVAPEWPEGLEYLITAAAPLTPELARRFHARYGPRLRQGYGLTEAVNFSFTTPLLDGPAFTRQYLDQHPPVGVALPETELRLVDGEVWVRTPDMMRGYWRDPAATAAALTEDGWLRTGDLGELREGLLVLRGRAGERINRGGEKHYPLEVERLWREAGLDGRFAAVAVAEPTLGQEIGLVATDQSVEAVRAVCERSPLRPAAMQWGGFQATSTGKPQRKAMGRSLVALRYAPARYERLLRYASATAHDLLRSGADDAGLRALAEHVTEPAREGEEPVFEALEFMRTHWHRRADPELVEAKARWRERLSTEWPLAGYTELADRLREAHPGAEVSSHLPTITTAEGCPWALGPLLSFMEFPTQEPGSRWHGLARLREAGFAVVGCAVLRAGRHDLGGVLWAHTPTSENRGNA, encoded by the coding sequence ATGATCGACCACCTGCCCGCCGGGGCTCGTGTGGTGGTGCGGCTGCCCAACGGACCGGGCCTGGCCCAGGCGCTGCTCGACTGCTTCGACCGCGAGCTCGTCGCGGTGCCCATGCACCCGCGCAGCACGGACGCCGCGGTGCGCGGCATCGTCGACCGGGTCGCCGCCTGCGCCGTGCTGGACGAGCACGGGCTGCACGACACCGGCCACCCCGCCGCGCACCCGGAGGCCGAGGGCCTGGCGTTCCTGATGTTCACCTCGGGCTCCACCGGCCCGCAGAAGGGCGTCATGCTCAGCCGGATGGCGGTGCTGGGCAACGCGGCCAAGACCGCCGCGCTCCATGGGCTCACCCCCGACCGGCCGCACGGCACCTGCCTGCCGCTGTACCACTGCAACGCGCTGGTCATGTCCCTGTTGGGCACGCACCTCACCGGCACGCCGCTGGTGCTGCACAACGGCACGGACCCGGCCGGGTACTTCGCCGCGCTGCGGGCCGCCGGGGCCCGGACCGCCTCCATCGTGCCCGCGCTGCTGGCCGACCTGCTGGACGTCGCGCCGGAGTGGCCGGAGGGCCTGGAGTACCTCATCACCGCGGCCGCGCCGCTGACGCCGGAGCTGGCCCGCCGCTTCCACGCCCGCTACGGCCCGAGGCTGCGCCAGGGCTACGGCCTGACCGAGGCGGTGAACTTCAGCTTCACCACGCCCCTGCTCGACGGGCCCGCGTTCACCCGCCAGTACCTGGACCAGCACCCGCCGGTCGGCGTGGCGCTGCCGGAGACGGAGCTGCGGCTGGTCGACGGCGAGGTGTGGGTGCGCACCCCGGACATGATGCGCGGCTACTGGCGGGACCCGGCGGCCACGGCGGCGGCGCTGACCGAGGACGGCTGGCTGCGCACCGGAGACCTCGGGGAGTTGCGCGAGGGCCTGCTGGTGCTGCGGGGCCGGGCCGGCGAGCGCATCAACCGGGGCGGCGAGAAGCACTACCCCCTGGAAGTCGAGCGGCTCTGGCGCGAGGCCGGACTCGACGGGCGGTTCGCGGCGGTGGCCGTCGCCGAACCCACGCTCGGCCAGGAGATCGGGCTCGTCGCCACCGACCAGTCGGTGGAGGCCGTGCGCGCGGTATGCGAGCGCAGCCCGCTGCGGCCCGCCGCGATGCAATGGGGCGGATTCCAGGCCACCTCGACCGGCAAACCCCAGCGCAAGGCCATGGGCCGCTCGCTGGTCGCGCTGCGGTACGCGCCCGCCCGGTACGAGCGGCTGCTGCGGTACGCCTCGGCCACCGCGCACGACCTGCTCCGCTCCGGCGCGGACGATGCCGGGCTGCGCGCCCTGGCCGAGCACGTCACCGAGCCCGCGCGCGAGGGCGAGGAGCCGGTGTTCGAGGCGCTGGAGTTCATGCGCACCCACTGGCACCGGCGGGCCGATCCCGAGCTGGTGGAGGCGAAGGCCCGCTGGCGCGAGCGGTTGAGCACCGAGTGGCCCCTGGCCGGGTACACCGAGCTCGCCGACCGCCTGCGCGAGGCCCACCCGGGCGCGGAGGTGTCCAGCCACCTGCCCACGATCACGACCGCCGAGGGCTGCCCGTGGGCGCTCGGCCCCCTGCTGTCCTTCATGGAATTCCCCACCCAAGAGCCAGGCAGCCGGTGGCACGGGCTCGCCCGACTGCGCGAGGCGGGCTTCGCCGTCGTCGGCTGCGCGGTGCTGCGCGCGGGCCGCCACGACCTCGGCGGCGTGCTGTGGGCCCACACCCCGACCAGCGAGAACAGAGGCAACGCATGA